In one window of Bdellovibrio bacteriovorus W DNA:
- a CDS encoding ribonucleoside-diphosphate reductase (COG0208 Ribonucleotide reductase, beta subunit) produces MLLNPGFNLTLRPMKYPVFYEMYKNGIKNTWTVDEVDFSTDVNDLHTKMSPAERHLISRLVAFFATGDSIVGNNLVLNLYKHVNSPEGRMYLSRQLYEEALHVQFYLTLLDTYIPNPEERTEAFAAIENIPSIKKKADFCFKWMDSINELEELRTLEDRRRFIMNMVCFATCVEGLFFYAAFAYVYFLRSKGLLSGLASGTNWVFRDESMHMAFAIEVIKTARKEEPELFNSQMEDMVTQMLEDAIECEMEFANDVLHLGVAGLSPKDMRQYLEYCADQRLESLNIAPRYNVSNPFSFMELQDMQELANFFERRVSAYQVGVSGAVSFDESF; encoded by the coding sequence ATGCTTTTAAATCCAGGTTTTAATCTTACACTTCGTCCAATGAAATACCCTGTTTTCTACGAAATGTACAAAAACGGTATCAAGAACACTTGGACTGTGGATGAAGTTGATTTCTCAACAGACGTTAACGATCTACACACTAAAATGTCTCCAGCAGAGCGCCACCTTATTTCTCGTCTAGTTGCTTTCTTTGCAACGGGTGACTCTATTGTTGGTAATAACCTTGTATTGAATCTTTATAAACACGTAAACTCTCCAGAAGGTCGTATGTACCTTTCTCGTCAGCTTTACGAAGAAGCTTTGCACGTTCAGTTCTATCTAACTCTTTTGGATACTTACATTCCAAATCCAGAAGAAAGAACTGAAGCGTTTGCTGCTATTGAAAACATTCCTTCTATTAAGAAAAAAGCAGACTTCTGCTTTAAGTGGATGGATTCCATCAACGAGCTAGAAGAACTAAGAACTCTTGAAGATCGCCGTCGCTTTATCATGAACATGGTGTGTTTTGCGACTTGTGTAGAAGGTCTATTCTTCTATGCAGCTTTTGCTTACGTTTATTTCTTGCGCTCAAAAGGTCTTTTATCGGGCCTAGCATCTGGTACTAACTGGGTATTCCGTGACGAGTCTATGCACATGGCTTTTGCGATTGAAGTTATTAAGACTGCGCGTAAAGAAGAGCCAGAGCTTTTCAACTCGCAAATGGAAGACATGGTTACGCAAATGCTTGAAGACGCTATTGAGTGTGAGATGGAATTTGCAAACGACGTTCTACACCTAGGTGTAGCAGGTCTTTCGCCAAAAGATATGCGTCAATACCTAGAGTATTGTGCGGACCAACGTTTAGAGAGCTTAAACATTGCTCCTCGTTACAACGTATCTAATCCGTTCTCTTTCATGGAACTTCAAGATATGCAGGAATTAGCAAACTTCTTCGAAAGACGTGTGTCAGCTTACCAAGTTGGTGTGAGCGGTGCAGTTTCTTTTGACGAATCATTCTAA